agttatggtgcaaatgtctttatttatgtaaaggaaattataatagatttttggggtggggggttgcactggccagttttgattattattccccctgtaaattacaccTATGCTTACAACCATGCcagggttttccctaccattataATGCTTATTTTGGGTGCCACCTAAGCCGAATGAATGCAGCTAAATTACTTTTCTTTTAGACAGATATGGTAACAAGAATGCTCAAAAATTAAGTAAAATTGCATTTTTCTTATTGAAAACCTTAACATTTTCTTAGGGGAGGACCACTAAACACTTGCCAAATATGTGCACCTTATCTTTCACAAACCTTGGGAAACACTGCATAAACATACTACCGCCGTCTTTGGAATGATTTCTGACAGCACatgataaatgataaataatttagttttaactCTTTACATAAGGCCCTTCAGAACAACTGCATGGCACAATCAAAAATGTTATCCCATGTTATGTATAGAGAGTACTGCACCAATTTAGCGTCACATTCCTTTAGCATTGTCAGTCTCACTATGGACAGTCAAAACAAAAAGGTTAAAAATCGATGCAGGAGAACCAGTAATATCTTCCTTTATTATTCCCTGCATTCTTCTTCCTTTGCAAAATCTTTTGCCTATagtacccacaatgcaactcgacCTACAACAAATCAGAGATACAAGTGTGTTGTAGTgcattccatttacctcggaagccaaagctgggaatgacgtgacacccgagttgaatgcgttccatttacaagtcggattttcattgttttcattagctttaGCCAGGtgagccattgttagcaataccagtttaTAACAATGCATTATGCTGTTTTTTGCATAcacaaacagcgtaacaacatgtcaacagatagaagttggacagggCTGTGTACacaactgatttagtgagacacaaataagacagaagtgctaataactatgttactacagctttaacAACAGTTGATAcacggagcagccatgttggatttttggCTCGGGGTACTCGGTGGTTGCCCGACttccgagctcggaaatccgaggtcagggggcgtgtttctGACTTTGACCTCGGGAAAATCCGACTTCCGAgtagcagagatgaggagcggcctacagaggtctggtatgctcacttctttctaactccatGCCCCAAATATCTTtaattttcaaacttgtagttCTCAGACCCAGCCGACACTATATTTTTCAGACATCACACAGCTTTCTCTGCAgctgtgtatgcatgcatacattgtTATATTTCTAGATAAAAAGAGCCCTCGCTCACTTACACCTACAATAGTTAAATGTACCTTGGTTGCAGAACTGCTACCTGCATGTGGCTATAATGCTGTCACATCTGCTGTGGACCCACTTTTCCCTCTAGTACCATTGTTGCCGGAATTTCATCTTCAGTATTTCCTCTAGGAGGTATTTTTAAAGCATCTAAGTATTTTATGATCAAAAAGTAATATCAGAATATTTTCTTAGCTCACTGctcaaataaactatttataCATTCCTAATGAGGTTTTATCCAAAATTCTCTAAATCTCCTGCTCCCCTTGCATTGATAATTTATGACAGCTTCAGTAAAACCATCCACAAGGTTTTGTTTCATGTTGCTGTAGTTTGCCTACTGTGTCCATGTGCCTGTGTCCATGTTCATGGGTTTGTGCATGTGCACGTGGACATTTGGATTGTGGCTCACGCTTCATTGCAGCCTTTCGTCATGTCATTGTTTTACTCCGAAACCTTTTATGAAGTTCAGATTGTTTGGGGATTTGGAGACCATCAGCACAATTGGCGAAGGCATAATGAATGTTTCTCTATTTAGTAGCTAGTTTGCATTTGTGAAAAGGTTTAGATGCACTGAATCTGTACGTCTCAGCCAAAAAAGTGtctttatttcattcattaaaTGTACTAAGGGAAGTTTAGCATTCAGATATAAACAACGCTCTGGACAAATTTTACACATAAACAGTCAGTAAATTCagatttatttttgcatttccaaataattccattcaaaaacttgttttatactgtacatcttGGGTTActttcacacctacctcgtttggtccgttTAAAACGAACCCTGGAGCACTTGGTCGGGTAGTCCGGTTCATTTGGGCTCGAGTGAAAGCTCATCcgaatcaaacaaacaaactctggtCTGCTTGAAAACGGGGGTCTCGGTTCGCTCAAGGGAACTACAGTTCGATTCACTTTAGGTGAGAACGCGATCCGACCCAAATACAGAAAGTGGACCTAAAACAAtgcatttactagcctgcaatttcaaccttgcacacaatttatGGACTTGTATATGATTTAAGGGAtgataactttcagatccataagCTGTTCTGACCACACAACGCTGGTCGTCTGTGTGACAACACATCAtcgtctctctccatcactcgctgtctgtcagctgctcacattgttcgccttcttctaaaatattagaaacactaaagcagaaccagaaaacccaagacgtTATAAATTTGGTGTTGTTCCATTTTTTCAGAGACCAGAAGTGTCGGCGAGTTTCggatattctgtccaataaacaagcGACCATTTTGATTGTGTGACATatttgtttacagtgtttgatgcggttgacaaagtgcagtgtgaaagcaaaccgaaccaaatgaaaaatgcaaaaatgttgcaacttcacccCCAAATTGCACCAAGTCCAccgaactataggtgtgaaagcgcccttaGGAGAAGCAGATAAGGGGGGGGATATTGAAGAGGAAATGTAACATCAACTGGAACTCACAGTGCCTTAATCATAACAGTGCATAACAGAATATCATATGTAAAATTAGATAAAGAAATATGTGGCTGTGGTTAGCCCTACATTTTAAGCAGGcatgttgaaaacaaaataacattaaCTCTCAAACGCGAAATAAAGAATTCCTAATGGATGATACTAGCTGACAGTCATAAAGATCACGGGCAATTTTGAGTACAAAATCATGTTCATCAGCCTTAACAATGTGCAGGAGAGTGGAACTCTACTGGGTAAGAGCCTAATTCAGAGTAACCTCTCTATGAGTAGGAAGGGGATAGTAAGAGTCCTCTGCAAAGGATTCTGCTggtcacttgtaacacaggcaaTTGGCTACTAAACAGCACACAGGTATTGTTGAGAGGTCTACACTTTCTGGAGTTTCCTGGGCGGCCATTTGAACAGGGTCTTACACAGCTTTTTGCTTCTCACCTTTGACTTTGTTAAGCTCTTAATGATGACATTTCTGAGCAGGCTGAAGTTCAGGTGCTGGGATAGGTGCATGGAGAAAGCCTGATTTCCTCTTGCTGAATGGTTCAAAACCTCCAAGAAGCGTCGTTCTTGCTGCCTGAAGTCATACTCCACACTGGATAGACAGATATGCAGCCCCAAATTACTAAATCCCCCACCAAAACACAGAtgtttaaatgacaaaataatgtgTCACATTCAGCTCTTGCTAGGGAATGTTTAGGTTTTGTCGGATCTGCATTATCAGATTGTTTTTCAATTATGCATCAAGCTTTTGTAGCTACACTTCACTTTGTGGTACTCATGTGGGAAGCTCTGCACTTGTCAGAGTTCAAAGTGGTTGATTGGTTCAGGCAGGAAGACATTACCCGGCAGcctatcctttttttttttttttttctgaaggtGCACACGTCTTGTTCATATTTCCTTATCTTCCACTTGGCCTTTAAGGACCCCATGCCAGCACACACCAGTCAGCAAATCAACTTACGTAACATCTTTTTGTCATGCAAAAGCGGTTTTGAAAATAAGTAGATCAAGAcgaatgttttgaacatttcaAGATAAAGACCGTTTTAGGTTTTGCTTTGTAGAGCATGaggcatttttttctctccaaaagTTGATGATAAGACTTGGATTTCTTAGCCTCCTTTCAAATACAGTGTTTCTGggacaattgtttttttgtttttttccattgcGTCCAACTGATGCAACATTTCAACTAATGGGTGCAAACGGAGATCAAAGTTGGAATATTAGAGCTAACCACTATTGCACAATAAGTCTTCGTACACTACAGCTTAAATGGAATtgatataaatattaaaatcatgTCATTATCTTTctttaattaaatgaaaatgactgttttttaccttttttaaattgcttcAAATAGCTGCAGGATGCGAAAACATATAAATGCCAAACGTCTCATTTTAAGATGACGCTATTTTAGATAAATTCTCCCACAGCTCTCCTCATCTGTTTAAATATATTTCTATATGACATGAAATCACCTTGTATGCAAATTAACAATGCTAACATGACTCCAGTAAAGTGATCATTAAAATCTTTATGAATCTATGCCGCAGGCTGCTTGGGCACAACTTCCTCTTTGCTAGTTTGGATTTTAGAGAGTGCATCTCAGTCTCCATAAATCTGCTGTGTGAATAGATTGAGTCACCTACAGTCGGTGCTTAAATTTGACAGCTGGTCCAAAAGATTTATGATTTGCTCAGAGAGGAATATGTATCTCCCTATGTATTCTGGGCGAGAAACAAATGAGCAGTACAGAGCTTTTCATTTAGTAAGCTGCCCATACAGtaagtcattcattttcagtGAAGTGAAGTGGACAGGCTGGCAAAGATCTGCTTGGCAACTGATATGGCAAATGGGCTCAACCTTATTGAGTTGTGTGTCTCAAGCACAAGagaaacttaaaataaaacctAGATTTTAAAATATCCCTTGGATAAAGTGACGCATGGTCCCACTGCTGTCCGTTTATCAAATGTTAAATAGAGTGAATTCAttgaaatccatgttatgttacgtttattttttgtctcagtaATGTAGCACTCATTCTGTAGCAGTTCATAATAAGTCTATTATACGTAGTGTCGTTctaaaatattgatttagttGTAATTGCTTTCTTAATATCCTTTTGAAGCTATCTCACGTCTCAATATCTCAACCCCagacacatttttcattttatctaAATGACGGCTTCCTGCTCCAGCCTATAATCAACACCAAGCAGTAACACAAAGCGATGCCATACTATATTTATGATATTCTGAAACCATAGTTTTCTATTTTCGGCAAGAGCTGAATTCTGGAGCTGCTCTGATCACTTATCAGTTCAAACACTGCATGCAGGCAAAATTGGCAATTTCACTATTATCTCACCTGTAGACAATACAAGCAGTCTTCTGGCACGTTGAGCAGTTTTTGAGGTCCTGTCCAGTTTTGTAGAATCGCCGACTGCGATAAAAGAAAGTAAACCAAATTGGATAGAGTAAATAAGGGCAACTTCCAAAACTCTCATCCTTTCAAATTCACAATTGAATATGCACTCCACTTATGCTCTTTGTCTGATTTTCATTCAGACTGCTGTTGGCAGAGATGGGCTGTATAACATGCATTGTGTCAGACATCAGATGGTTATTAGGAGTTGGTTATTCTGAAACATGACCTCGGAGGCAGTCACAACTTATTAGCACACTGCAGTGGATGAGAATGATTGACAGAGACACATTGCCAGAAGGCGGTTTTAATTCCTGTTATTTGTCCCAGAAGAGTTATACGGCTTAATAAATCTCTCCGAGAAGTGCCCTCTTGAAATGCCCAAGTAGGTTTCTGTCACAGTCAGCCACACAACCATGGACCTTTTTGAAAACTTGTAACAATGTTAAGGCTTCACATCATCACACTATGATCCTTGATTTATGGCATATGTATAGTGGTCACAGAGCCAGCTTCATTACATCTTATCAGTATGTGACTGTAAAAGGTATTTGTGCAACTTGTCATATCATAGTGTATGTAATAAATGGTACAATTTGTTTCTTGTTAAGGCTTTATTTCCCATGTGGATATTGGTTCAATGTCAGCAGAAAGTCAATGTTCTACAAAGCGGCACTTGACAATTTGCTGTGTCTAAATGAACTCTAGGACCAAATGTCTTGCaaattattttacaaattacatttggaGGAAAATAATTTTTCACAATAAATCAGGATGACAGGACGACCACATATCTGACAAACATGCACTGACATAATCTGTCACTTTGTTATTTTACAAACAAATAGGGGTGGAAAATAAAACTGATATGCTATATTGGTACCTTACTACCTTTTAAGAGTGTCTTCAGGTGCAAACTATAAGTATTTAGAGAGCCTAGTTTTCTCTAAAAGTAAATGGTTTGTTATTGCCACCACTCAACTGTGGCTGCATAATCCTAAAgatataattacacacacacacacacacacacacacacacacacacacacacacacacacaagcaaaaaaaatcttttagatGTAAATCACTGCAGTTTGCCAAATAGTTTCAAAGTTCATGAGTGGTTTCAGTTATTGCAAGTGACGAGTGACTGGAAAGTCAAAGATCAGCTCTGCAGGACAGCTTTTAAAGTAATGCTGTAGGCCAGATTCTGGCAAACTGCTATACCTGTATTGGACTGAATGTAGGGTATATTAATAGTTCACTCATATCAATTATTTGTATTATGGTTAAACAATAAGATAAATGTTTAAGACGCATCTTGGAATAATTCAGTTGTTGGTCTATAAGTAACACAAGTAAAACATTACACTAGAGGAATCATTTCACCTGCCCTACCGCACttacacatgcatatacacacacaccctctaaCATCCTCTTACCCGCTGCTGGGAGAGTGGCACGTCTCCAGGTCATGGATAATGTTAAGCAGAGTAGTGATCCTGTCCTTGTTGGCTGCCAAGCTGGCCTCCACACTCTCGAGCCTCTGCTGTAGGGCTGCTGATTTGCAGCACTGTGGGGAAGGAGGCAGCAACAGGGCTGCAGCAGCTGGGTGGGAGTGAGCCAGGCTGGTGTCCTCTGGGCACGGCAGAGGGGGAGCAGGGCTAAACTTTGAATCCAGTTTGACAATTGCCTCTGCCTCGCAGGATTGGAGTCGAGCAAGGGATGCCAAGTGCATTGTTGATGATGGCAGTATGGAATTACATTCAGGGCCTGTGTGCGTACAAGGCAATCCCTCGCTGTTAAAAGGGGTTGTTGTAGTGAATGAAAGCTCTGgacttgtgtgtgcttgtggtAGTGATGAAGTATCTGAATCAGAATTTTGGTGGACTGAAAGTTTGATTTTGGGGTGTGCACCATTGTTTTCCAATGATGAGATAGTGGGCTCACAGTTTGTTTGAGCTTTGGCAGAGGGTGTTGAATAATTGGGAAGTGTCTGTTTATCTGCATTGGATTTCAGCTTAATATTGGCATGCCTGACTGATACACCCAAAGCAAACTGTTCTGTATTTGAATCTGTCTCCTGGGCTGTTTTTACTGATGGGCATGTAGCACAGTGTCCCTcatgttgtgtttctgtgtaccCTTGATAATGTGCGAGcctttgttgttttgtgtttatgcAACCCTGCGGACAAGAGCTGCTTGACTTAATTAGGGAAATGTAATTCTGAAGGTTGGTGACCTGGGACAGATTTGAATTTTCATGGTCATTCGACTCATGCACAGCTAATTCATTGATTAGATTaccactggatttgtttttatcAGTATGTGATTCAGTATTGGGAATAATGGTTGGTTGAGGATAGTGGGTGCTCGCATCACTGCCTCCGTTATGATTTTTTGACACATTTAGCGGCTCAGATAATGAAACTGGAGTTGTTGTGGAGTTTTCCTGATTAAAAACATTGCACACACCCGATTCATTACCGGTTTGAGTTCTGCTGTCTGTTGCTTGTGTGTGATCAGATTGATTTACTTGAGGTGCCTTATTATGACTAAGAtctttgttgtgttgtgttgtgtctgcTGATTGAAGTGAAGTTGTACCTGATGCACAGACATTACTTTGGTTTCCTGTCAATGTAGATAAAGAGGTGGAGGCTGTGGGGGGTTCATTTTTCTGATTGACTGAGGAGTACCTGAGGGCTTTATTTTTGTATAGAGTGCTGCTGTATGTTGATGTGTGACTGGGAGCTGCACTTGAAGGCAACCTAGCTCTTGAGTCTAGGGGTTTCGCTGCACTTGGTGTTGCGTTTAGAGATGCTGTAGAAACACGAAGTGTCGGTTCAGACTTTGAGGAGTTCCGTTGAATTTGGTGAATTTGTGGAGCCACAGATTTATGTTTAGTGCTGGTATGCGTAGTTTGATCTGAATTAGATTTATGATTCAAAGTGCTATGTTGGACAACAGTGCTGAGAAGTCGATGTGGTGTAGTTGGGCGTGGTGTGGGGAAT
This genomic interval from Perca flavescens isolate YP-PL-M2 chromosome 13, PFLA_1.0, whole genome shotgun sequence contains the following:
- the LOC114566495 gene encoding mucin-5AC-like is translated as MPQKICSHCGGRQSATTGLVTLGEKSSTTDACLGEKPFKSTLTALSTTTHVQMPLIEKNLKPSHHEISESITNIDKRTHNNPQLLYFSEELKYGKTPHPACPLHSRGNLVTLSQSHAASDATSPQPTTILHAKTITVTKATIETRQDDASIKSFAKPSQDSKIPRPTSLMLTPQMATATKPNNPHSHTYPKHLKISQHKSSQHNVPLNVCVAIHATPENALSSPSRTFIASTRTTTFNTAPISTENILAKVANAQHETHAARVNITINTTDRPQMTPKSPIASLTANALHPIHKPETTAQPTSASPPHTSRDPGHTPPITASSTIDSKSPGKASLIDTVMDSAGFPTPRPTTPHRLLSTVVQHSTLNHKSNSDQTTHTSTKHKSVAPQIHQIQRNSSKSEPTLRVSTASLNATPSAAKPLDSRARLPSSAAPSHTSTYSSTLYKNKALRYSSVNQKNEPPTASTSLSTLTGNQSNVCASGTTSLQSADTTQHNKDLSHNKAPQVNQSDHTQATDSRTQTGNESGVCNVFNQENSTTTPVSLSEPLNVSKNHNGGSDASTHYPQPTIIPNTESHTDKNKSSGNLINELAVHESNDHENSNLSQVTNLQNYISLIKSSSSCPQGCINTKQQRLAHYQGYTETQHEGHCATCPSVKTAQETDSNTEQFALGVSVRHANIKLKSNADKQTLPNYSTPSAKAQTNCEPTISSLENNGAHPKIKLSVHQNSDSDTSSLPQAHTSPELSFTTTTPFNSEGLPCTHTGPECNSILPSSTMHLASLARLQSCEAEAIVKLDSKFSPAPPLPCPEDTSLAHSHPAAAALLLPPSPQCCKSAALQQRLESVEASLAANKDRITTLLNIIHDLETCHSPSSGRRFYKTGQDLKNCSTCQKTACIVYSVEYDFRQQERRFLEVLNHSARGNQAFSMHLSQHLNFSLLRNVIIKSLTKSKVRSKKLCKTLFKWPPRKLQKV